Proteins found in one Sorghum bicolor cultivar BTx623 chromosome 1, Sorghum_bicolor_NCBIv3, whole genome shotgun sequence genomic segment:
- the LOC8067421 gene encoding exportin-4 isoform X1 — protein MQGFPGGAPDPQQLQATMLAIEQACSLIQLHMNPSEAEKVITSLHSSLMPYQACRFILETSQMPNARFQAAGAIGDAAVREWGILTDDNKRSLIIYCLNYVMEHASSPDGYVQSKVSAVAARLLKRGWVEFSDQEKAAIFFEVEQSIRGIHGPNRQFAAINFLETLVSEFSPSTASAMSLPKEFHEQCEYSLEVQFLKDFYCWAQAAVFNTADKILNSTVTIPDERACSAALRLMFQILSWNFKHTVEHESSDAKINSGLRIDTINLKKFERSLVKPGSMWREILISNGHPTWVLNFYTTLRQKYSYDTLWGDSPIAVSCRQLIVQLCSLAGSVFPNDNGDAQIKHLMLILSAVVLWIEPPDVIAASIRNGGSESEFIDGCHALLSMASLTTGSLFDNLLKSVRPYGTVNLLSALTSEAVKSVLNNQSEEETWGIDSLDILLETWNVILGDVDADKSPISVDGALAASSLFKIIVESHLKAAADSAFEDTDDTEYFHVSVSKRDEQLALYALIARAAADTTIPFLAQLFSERFARLNQRNGESDPTQTLEELYWLLLVTSHVLTDSGEGETLLIPEALQAGFPNVIEAAQHPVVTLSWSIINFSRQCLDPGIRAKYFSPRLMEAVIWFLARWVATYLVPLDVSRGKVSREIDSEGTNGSQHSRKLLNSFAWENNQGELVLDFVVLISMLALTTYQGETELQTLTCQKLLATVVRRKHTCTYLVQLDSWRDLTRAFASGRSLLSLSGRLQRSLAETLACAASCIKDPEASAQYLRDLMGPVAGCLVENASRSDLKSVAQQADVVYMVCCLLERLRGAARATQPRTQKVLFEMGRTVMNPLLTLLEVYKNHSSVVYMILKFVVDFVDGQAVFLDSKETSALVNFCLRLLQIYSSHNIGKVMLSLSSSLRSESQAEKYKDLRALLRLLTNICSKDLVGFLSDCDGEGSPDIAEVIYVGLDIVTPLISLDLLKYPKLSRDYFVLMSHLLEVYPEKVAHLNRDAFTRIIGSLDFGLRNQDSDVVERCLAAVNALASYHFKERLGGRGGLNSQLMESEGSNGKLQESISSHFLRLLLQIFLFEDFRLELAGYAADALLPLLFCEQELYQRLVHELLEKQQNPTLKSRLATAFHNLTSSNNLSSSLDRPNRQRFRKNLLSFLVDVSGFMQIK, from the exons ATGCAGGGCTTCCCCGGCGGCGCCCCCGATCCGCAGCAGCTCCAGGCCACCATGCTCGCCATCGAGCAGGCCTGCTCCCTCATCCAG CTGCACATGAATCCATCTGAAGCGGAAAAGGTGATAACTTCGCTGCATTCGTCTCTGATGCCTTATCAAGCATGCAGATTCATTCTTG AGACATCGCAAATGCCTAATGCGAGATTCCAAGCTGCTGGTGCAATTGGTGATGCTGCAGTAAGGGAGTGGGGAATCCTTACAGATGACAACAAAAGAAGCCTAATAAT ATATTGTTTAAACTATGTTATGGAGCATGCAAGTTCTCCTGATGGCTATGTGCAATCGAAAGTTTCTGCCGTGGCAGCTAGATTACTGAAAAGAGGCTG GGTTGAGTTTTCAGACCAAGAGAAAGCAGCTATCTTCTTTGAG GTTGAGCAATCCATCCGGGGTATTCATGGGCCTAATCGACAGTTTGCTGCAATCAATTTCCTGGAAACCTTG GTTTCAGAATTTTCTCCTTCAACTGCTTCTGCTATGAGCCTGCCTAAGGAATTTCATGAACAATGTGAATACTCACTCGAAGTGCAGTTTTTGAAG GATTTTTACTGCTGGGCACAAGCTGCTGTGTTCAATACTGCTGACAAAATCTTGAATTCAACTGTAACAATACCTGACGAGAGAGCATGTTCAGCAGCATTGCGCCTGATGTTTCAGATACTAAGCTGGAATTTCAAGCATACTGTGGAGCATGAGAGTTCAGATGCTAAGATAAATTCTGGCTTGAGGATTGATACGATAAATCTGAAGAAGTTTGAACGTTCGTTGGTGAAG CCAGGGTCTATGTGGAGAGAGATTCTAATATCAAACGGACACCCTACCTGGGTTTTGAACTTTTACACCACCTTGCGCCAAAAGTACTCATATGATACATTGTGGGGTGATTCTCCAATTGCTGTCTCTTGCAGACAGCTTATAGTGCAGTTGTGCTCCTTGGCAGGCTCAGTGTTTCCTAATG ATAATGGGGATGCACAGATTAAACACCTTATGCTGATATTATCTGCTGTTGTTCTATGGATTGAACCTCCTGATGTAATTGCAGCATCGATCCGAAATGGGGGAAGTGAAAG TGAGTTCATAGATGGTTGCCACGCCCTTCTTTCAATGGCGTCTTTAACTACTGGCTCACTTTTTGACAACCTTCTAAAGTCAGTAAG GCCTTACGGTACAGTTAATCTGCTTTCTGCTTTGACGTCAGAAGCTGTCAAGTCCGTTCTGAATAACCAGAGTGAAGAGGAAACATGGGGCATAGATTCCCTTGATATTTTGTTAGAAACATGGAATGTGATTCTGGGG GACGTAGATGCCGACAAAAGTCCAATCTCAGTTGATGGAGCACTTGCAGCTTCAAGTTTGTTTAAGATCATTGTGGAGTCACACTTGAAGG CTGCTGCTGATTCTGCGTTCGAGGATACTGATGATACTGAATATTTTCATGTTTCTGTTTCAA AACGTGATGAGCAGTTAGCCTTGTATGCTCTAATAGCACGTGCTGCTGCAGACACTACTATTCCATTTCTTGCACAGTTGTTTTCAGAACGATTTGCCCGGCTAAATCAG AGAAATGGTGAAAGTGATCCTACTCAAACACTGGAAGAGCTCTATTGGCTGTTGTTGGTTACTAGTCATGTCCTAACTGACTCAGGCGAAGGAGAAACACTACTT ATCCCTGAAGCATTACAGGCTGGATTCCCTAATGTGATTGAAGCAGCACAGCATCCTGTTGTTACACTCTCCTG gtctataataaatttttccAGGCAGTGTCTAGATCCAGGAATTAGGGCAAAATACTTCAGTCCACGACTAATGGAG GCTGTCATCTGGTTCTTGGCCAGATGGGTTGCAACCTACTTAGTGCCACTTGATGTGAGTAGAGGAAAAGTAAGCAGAGAAATTGATAGTGAGGGTACAAATGGATCCCAACATTCCAGAAAACTGCTAAACAGTTTTGCTTGGGAAAATAACCAAGGAGAGCTTGTTCTTGATTTTGTTGTTCTCATTTCAATGTTAGCACTTACTACATATCAGGGAGAAACTGAGTTGCAG ACACTGACATGCCAGAAGCTACTTGCTACAGTTGTTCGCCggaaacacacatgcacttatcTTGTTCAACTG GATTCATGGCGTGATCTTACAAGAGCTTTTGCAAGTGGACGCTCTTTGCTTTCATTGAGTGGACGTTTACAA AGATCTCTAGCAGAAACACTTGCCTGTGCTGCTTCCTGCATCAAAGATCCTGAAGCATCTGCACA GTACCTGAGGGATCTAATGGGACCAGTGGCGGGGTGCCTGGTAGAAAATGCTAGCAGAAGTGATCTAAAATCTGTGGCACAGCAAGCAGATGTTGTTTACATG GTCTGTTGCCTATTGGAACGACTAAGAGGCGCTGCTAGAGCTACTCAACCCCGCACTCAAAAAGTTCTATTTGAGATGGGTCGTACTGTGATGAACCCACTTTTGACTCTTCTGGAGGTCTACAAAAATCAT TCCTCAGTCGTATACATGATACTCAAGTTTGTGGTGGACTTTGTTGATGGTCAAGCTGTATTCCTGGATTCTAAAGAAACATCAGCTTTGGTGAACTTTTGCTTGCGACTTCTCCAGATATACTCCTCTCATAACATTGGGAAG GTAATGCTCTCTCTTTCTTCAAGTCTGCGTAGTGAGTCACAAGCAGAAAAATATAAGGATTTGCGAGCTTTGCTTCGTCTTCTGACAAATATATGCTCGAAGGATTTG GTTGGCTTTCTGTCTGATTGCGACGGTGAAGGTTCACCTGATATTGCAGAG GTTATCTACGTTGGCCTTGATATTGTGACCCCCTTGATATCTTTGGACCTTCTGAAATACCCTAAACTTAGTCGTGAT TATTTTGTGCTTATGTCACACTTGTTGGAAGTGTACCCGGAAAAGGTTGCTCACTTAAATAGAGACGCTTTTACGAGGATTATTGGAAGTCTTGACTTTGGGCTCCGTAATCAG GATAGCGATGTTGTTGAGAGGTGCCTGGCAGCAGTAAATGCTCTTGCTTCATACCATTTCAAAGAGAGATTAGGAGGGAGAGGAGGACTGAACTCGCAGCTCATGGAATCTGAAGGATCAAATGGCAAACTGCAGGAAAGCATATCAAGTCACTTCTTGAGACTTCTATTGCAAATAtttctttttgaagatttcaG ATTGGAGTTGGCAGGTTATGCTGCAGATGCTTTGCTTCCTTTATTGTTCTGTGAacaggagttatatcag AGATTGGTCCATGAGTTGCTCGAGAAACAGCAGAATCCTACCTTGAAATCAAGGCTGGCAACTGCGTTCCATAACCTCACAAGTTCAAACAATCTCTCAAGCTCGCTCGACCGGCCAAACAGGCAGAGATTCAGGAAAAACCTCCTTAGCTTCCTGGTGGATGTCTCAGGCTTCATGCAGATCAAGTAG
- the LOC8067421 gene encoding exportin-4 isoform X2, with product MQGFPGGAPDPQQLQATMLAIEQACSLIQLHMNPSEAEKVITSLHSSLMPYQACRFILETSQMPNARFQAAGAIGDAAVREWGILTDDNKRSLIIYCLNYVMEHASSPDGYVQSKVSAVAARLLKRGWVEFSDQEKAAIFFEVEQSIRGIHGPNRQFAAINFLETLVSEFSPSTASAMSLPKEFHEQCEYSLEVQFLKDFYCWAQAAVFNTADKILNSTVTIPDERACSAALRLMFQILSWNFKHTVEHESSDAKINSGLRIDTINLKKFERSLVKPGSMWREILISNGHPTWVLNFYTTLRQKYSYDTLWGDSPIAVSCRQLIVQLCSLAGSVFPNDNGDAQIKHLMLILSAVVLWIEPPDVIAASIRNGGSESEFIDGCHALLSMASLTTGSLFDNLLKSVRPYGTVNLLSALTSEAVKSVLNNQSEEETWGIDSLDILLETWNVILGDVDADKSPISVDGALAASSLFKIIVESHLKAAADSAFEDTDDTEYFHVSVSKRDEQLALYALIARAAADTTIPFLAQLFSERFARLNQRNGESDPTQTLEELYWLLLVTSHVLTDSGEGETLLIPEALQAGFPNVIEAAQHPVVTLSWSIINFSRQCLDPGIRAKYFSPRLMEAVIWFLARWVATYLVPLDVSRGKVSREIDSEGTNGSQHSRKLLNSFAWENNQGELVLDFVVLISMLALTTYQGETELQTLTCQVSVIPYMLL from the exons ATGCAGGGCTTCCCCGGCGGCGCCCCCGATCCGCAGCAGCTCCAGGCCACCATGCTCGCCATCGAGCAGGCCTGCTCCCTCATCCAG CTGCACATGAATCCATCTGAAGCGGAAAAGGTGATAACTTCGCTGCATTCGTCTCTGATGCCTTATCAAGCATGCAGATTCATTCTTG AGACATCGCAAATGCCTAATGCGAGATTCCAAGCTGCTGGTGCAATTGGTGATGCTGCAGTAAGGGAGTGGGGAATCCTTACAGATGACAACAAAAGAAGCCTAATAAT ATATTGTTTAAACTATGTTATGGAGCATGCAAGTTCTCCTGATGGCTATGTGCAATCGAAAGTTTCTGCCGTGGCAGCTAGATTACTGAAAAGAGGCTG GGTTGAGTTTTCAGACCAAGAGAAAGCAGCTATCTTCTTTGAG GTTGAGCAATCCATCCGGGGTATTCATGGGCCTAATCGACAGTTTGCTGCAATCAATTTCCTGGAAACCTTG GTTTCAGAATTTTCTCCTTCAACTGCTTCTGCTATGAGCCTGCCTAAGGAATTTCATGAACAATGTGAATACTCACTCGAAGTGCAGTTTTTGAAG GATTTTTACTGCTGGGCACAAGCTGCTGTGTTCAATACTGCTGACAAAATCTTGAATTCAACTGTAACAATACCTGACGAGAGAGCATGTTCAGCAGCATTGCGCCTGATGTTTCAGATACTAAGCTGGAATTTCAAGCATACTGTGGAGCATGAGAGTTCAGATGCTAAGATAAATTCTGGCTTGAGGATTGATACGATAAATCTGAAGAAGTTTGAACGTTCGTTGGTGAAG CCAGGGTCTATGTGGAGAGAGATTCTAATATCAAACGGACACCCTACCTGGGTTTTGAACTTTTACACCACCTTGCGCCAAAAGTACTCATATGATACATTGTGGGGTGATTCTCCAATTGCTGTCTCTTGCAGACAGCTTATAGTGCAGTTGTGCTCCTTGGCAGGCTCAGTGTTTCCTAATG ATAATGGGGATGCACAGATTAAACACCTTATGCTGATATTATCTGCTGTTGTTCTATGGATTGAACCTCCTGATGTAATTGCAGCATCGATCCGAAATGGGGGAAGTGAAAG TGAGTTCATAGATGGTTGCCACGCCCTTCTTTCAATGGCGTCTTTAACTACTGGCTCACTTTTTGACAACCTTCTAAAGTCAGTAAG GCCTTACGGTACAGTTAATCTGCTTTCTGCTTTGACGTCAGAAGCTGTCAAGTCCGTTCTGAATAACCAGAGTGAAGAGGAAACATGGGGCATAGATTCCCTTGATATTTTGTTAGAAACATGGAATGTGATTCTGGGG GACGTAGATGCCGACAAAAGTCCAATCTCAGTTGATGGAGCACTTGCAGCTTCAAGTTTGTTTAAGATCATTGTGGAGTCACACTTGAAGG CTGCTGCTGATTCTGCGTTCGAGGATACTGATGATACTGAATATTTTCATGTTTCTGTTTCAA AACGTGATGAGCAGTTAGCCTTGTATGCTCTAATAGCACGTGCTGCTGCAGACACTACTATTCCATTTCTTGCACAGTTGTTTTCAGAACGATTTGCCCGGCTAAATCAG AGAAATGGTGAAAGTGATCCTACTCAAACACTGGAAGAGCTCTATTGGCTGTTGTTGGTTACTAGTCATGTCCTAACTGACTCAGGCGAAGGAGAAACACTACTT ATCCCTGAAGCATTACAGGCTGGATTCCCTAATGTGATTGAAGCAGCACAGCATCCTGTTGTTACACTCTCCTG gtctataataaatttttccAGGCAGTGTCTAGATCCAGGAATTAGGGCAAAATACTTCAGTCCACGACTAATGGAG GCTGTCATCTGGTTCTTGGCCAGATGGGTTGCAACCTACTTAGTGCCACTTGATGTGAGTAGAGGAAAAGTAAGCAGAGAAATTGATAGTGAGGGTACAAATGGATCCCAACATTCCAGAAAACTGCTAAACAGTTTTGCTTGGGAAAATAACCAAGGAGAGCTTGTTCTTGATTTTGTTGTTCTCATTTCAATGTTAGCACTTACTACATATCAGGGAGAAACTGAGTTGCAG ACACTGACATGCCAAGTTTCGGTTATCCCTTATATGTTGCTTTGA
- the LOC8067421 gene encoding exportin-4 isoform X3: MQGFPGGAPDPQQLQATMLAIEQACSLIQLHMNPSEAEKVITSLHSSLMPYQACRFILETSQMPNARFQAAGAIGDAAVREWGILTDDNKRSLIIYCLNYVMEHASSPDGYVQSKVSAVAARLLKRGWVEFSDQEKAAIFFEVEQSIRGIHGPNRQFAAINFLETLVSEFSPSTASAMSLPKEFHEQCEYSLEVQFLKDFYCWAQAAVFNTADKILNSTVTIPDERACSAALRLMFQILSWNFKHTVEHESSDAKINSGLRIDTINLKKFERSLVKGLCGERF; the protein is encoded by the exons ATGCAGGGCTTCCCCGGCGGCGCCCCCGATCCGCAGCAGCTCCAGGCCACCATGCTCGCCATCGAGCAGGCCTGCTCCCTCATCCAG CTGCACATGAATCCATCTGAAGCGGAAAAGGTGATAACTTCGCTGCATTCGTCTCTGATGCCTTATCAAGCATGCAGATTCATTCTTG AGACATCGCAAATGCCTAATGCGAGATTCCAAGCTGCTGGTGCAATTGGTGATGCTGCAGTAAGGGAGTGGGGAATCCTTACAGATGACAACAAAAGAAGCCTAATAAT ATATTGTTTAAACTATGTTATGGAGCATGCAAGTTCTCCTGATGGCTATGTGCAATCGAAAGTTTCTGCCGTGGCAGCTAGATTACTGAAAAGAGGCTG GGTTGAGTTTTCAGACCAAGAGAAAGCAGCTATCTTCTTTGAG GTTGAGCAATCCATCCGGGGTATTCATGGGCCTAATCGACAGTTTGCTGCAATCAATTTCCTGGAAACCTTG GTTTCAGAATTTTCTCCTTCAACTGCTTCTGCTATGAGCCTGCCTAAGGAATTTCATGAACAATGTGAATACTCACTCGAAGTGCAGTTTTTGAAG GATTTTTACTGCTGGGCACAAGCTGCTGTGTTCAATACTGCTGACAAAATCTTGAATTCAACTGTAACAATACCTGACGAGAGAGCATGTTCAGCAGCATTGCGCCTGATGTTTCAGATACTAAGCTGGAATTTCAAGCATACTGTGGAGCATGAGAGTTCAGATGCTAAGATAAATTCTGGCTTGAGGATTGATACGATAAATCTGAAGAAGTTTGAACGTTCGTTGGTGAAG GGTCTATGTGGAGAGAGATTCTAA